TGCTGTTCACGACCGTCTACTCCGGGGTCTCCCTCAACACGGACCTGACCAAGGGCGTCGTCGACCGCTTCCGCACCCTGCCGATCTGGCGGCCGGCACCGCTGCTCGGGTCGCTGCTGGGCGACAGCGTCCGCTACGTCATCGCCGGCACGGTGATCATCGTGGTGGGCGTCGCGCTCGGCTACCGCCCGGACGCCGGGGTGGCCGGCGCGGTCGCGGCGCTGGCGCTGGTCGTCGTCTTCTCGTTCGGGCTGTCCTGGGTGTTCTCGGTGCTGGGCCTGCTGCTGCGCTCGCCGAACGCCGTCATGAACGCCGGGTTCATGGGCATCTTCCCGCTGACGTTCCTGTCGAACGTCTTCGTCGACCCGTCGACGCTGCCCGGGCCGCTCGAGGCGTTCGTGAACGTCAACCCGATCTCCATCCTCGCGACGGCGTGCCGGTCGCTGATGGACGGCGAGCCCGACGGCGAGGCCATCGTGGTCTCGCTCGTCGTGGCCGCACTGCTCGCCGCGGTCTTCCTGCCGATCACCACGCGGCTCTACCGGAGCCGCTGAGACCGGTCAGCCGCGGGGGATCGGGGTGGAGGCGTAGGCGAGCAGCTGCCAGTCCCCGGTGTCCCTGGTCCACACGGCGAGGGCGAGGACGTCGAGCGACTTCGGCTGACCCTGCACCAGGAGGTCGGCGGTCATCCGCCCGCTCACGACGGCGGTGTCGCCGACGACGTCGACCCGCTCCACCGGGTGCTCCGAGCGCGTGTAGTCGTAGTAGCCGCTCTCGATCTTGGCCAGGTACTCGGCCTTGGTGTCGCGGACGCCGCTGGAGTGCGCGTAGCTGAGCCGGTCGTGGAACAGCCGCTCCAGCGTCGGCAGATCCGGGCCGAGCAGCGCCGCGTAACGGCGGTCCTCCGCGGCCAGCACCTCCGCGACGACGTCGTCGGTCACCGCGCGTCTCCCGTGCGAGCCATGCGCAGCAACGTAGTCCCCGATGCTCTGCCTCCGGTGGACGCGGACGTCCGCCCTACGACCACGGCGTGACGGGTCGCTCCCGGAGCTCGCCGTCGACGACGAGATCGACCTTCTCGTTCAGGAAGCACATGAGCCCGGCGATGCGCGGGTTCTCCGCGATCGGGGCCTCATAACTCCAGACGAGGTCGTCGACGACCCGGCCGCCGACCTGGGCCGACCACCACGAGGCGACGCCCTTGTACGGGCAGATCGAGTGGGTCGCCGTGGGCAGGAGGTCGGCGACCACGTCCTCGCGGGGGAGGTAGTACCGCACGGGCAGGGTCGTCTCGAAGAGCAGCGTCGGGCGGGTGCTCTCGGCCAGGACCTGCCCGTCGAGCTCGACCCGGACATGCCGCGAGCTCGGGGCGACGTCGACGCGTTTGTACGGGTCGCGTGCGTGGGCCATCAGGGGCTCCTCCTCCTCGAACCAGTCGAGGTCCCGCCAGGAGAAGGTGACCATGCCGGCCAGGGCTTCGAGCGGAAAAGGCGGCGACCGGTGCATCCAGGCACCGTGTTCCACGCGCCGGCCGCCCGCCTGCACCGTCCAGGTCGTCGTCCCGGCGTCATCCTGCTCGCCGTCGACCAGCACCTCGGGACGCACGTCGTCGACCGGCACGAAGTACGTCGGCAGGAAGCTGCGCGGAAGGCCACCGGGCCCGTACTGGACGTGCAACAGGGCACGGCGGGAGTCGGCGACCGTCGCACCGCCGAGGCGGACACGGATCCAGCGCGGCGTGGGTTCGACCAGCGGCCACCACCGACGTTGTCCTGCCAGGTCGGCCATGACCGAGCCCGCATCCGGGTCGGGCGTGCTCGGCGTGGTCACCCGGATCAGCGTCCTCGCCGCCCCGTGGTGGAGCAAGGGTCGGTGGCGCCGGCGAGGTCGGACTCGGCCGATCCGGCGCGTCGGTCATCCCGGAGCGGGTCAGCCGGGTGCGGTCGGAGAGCAGCCGCCGTCCGCCGGCCGGTCCGGTGGAGATCAGGCCAGACCGTTGCGGCGGGCGACCTCGCCGAGCCACGCCAGGCTGGGCTTCGGCGTGCGGACGAACGTCTCGCGGTCCACGGCGACCAGTCCGAACGTGGGGCGGTAGCCGAGCATCCACTCGAAGTTGTCCAGCAGGCTCCAGTGCACGTAGCCCCGGACGTCGGCGCCGTCGGCGATCGCGGCCGACAGGCTGCGCAGCGCCTCGTCGGTGAACGCGATCCGGTCGTCGTCGTCGGCCGTGGCGATGCCGTTCTCGGTGACCAGCAGCGGCGTGCCCGGCAGCATCCCGGCGGCGTG
This DNA window, taken from Actinomycetes bacterium, encodes the following:
- a CDS encoding DUF427 domain-containing protein, whose product is MTTPSTPDPDAGSVMADLAGQRRWWPLVEPTPRWIRVRLGGATVADSRRALLHVQYGPGGLPRSFLPTYFVPVDDVRPEVLVDGEQDDAGTTTWTVQAGGRRVEHGAWMHRSPPFPLEALAGMVTFSWRDLDWFEEEEPLMAHARDPYKRVDVAPSSRHVRVELDGQVLAESTRPTLLFETTLPVRYYLPREDVVADLLPTATHSICPYKGVASWWSAQVGGRVVDDLVWSYEAPIAENPRIAGLMCFLNEKVDLVVDGELRERPVTPWS
- a CDS encoding ABC transporter permease — encoded protein: LFTTVYSGVSLNTDLTKGVVDRFRTLPIWRPAPLLGSLLGDSVRYVIAGTVIIVVGVALGYRPDAGVAGAVAALALVVVFSFGLSWVFSVLGLLLRSPNAVMNAGFMGIFPLTFLSNVFVDPSTLPGPLEAFVNVNPISILATACRSLMDGEPDGEAIVVSLVVAALLAAVFLPITTRLYRSR
- a CDS encoding nuclear transport factor 2 family protein — translated: MTDDVVAEVLAAEDRRYAALLGPDLPTLERLFHDRLSYAHSSGVRDTKAEYLAKIESGYYDYTRSEHPVERVDVVGDTAVVSGRMTADLLVQGQPKSLDVLALAVWTRDTGDWQLLAYASTPIPRG